From Rutidosis leptorrhynchoides isolate AG116_Rl617_1_P2 chromosome 3, CSIRO_AGI_Rlap_v1, whole genome shotgun sequence, a single genomic window includes:
- the LOC139899209 gene encoding myosin-6-like — protein sequence MAASVSFGVGSLVWVEDPVEAWIDGKVIEATGKEIKVVTTSRKTVVAKASNVHPKDAEAPPCGVDDMTKLAYLHEPGVLSNLRSRYDINEIYTYTGSILIAVNPFTRLPHLYDSHMMAQYKGATFGELSPHPFAVVDSAYRVMMNDGISQSILVSGESGAGKTESTKQLMRYLAYMGGRTASEGRSVEQKVLESNPVLEAFGNAKTVRNNNSSRFGKFVEIQFDKKGRISGAAIRTYLLERSRVCQLSDPERNYHCFYMLCAAPPEDLQRFKLGDPKTFHYLNQSNCYKIDGLDEAKEYIATRNAMDVVGISSEEQDAIFRVVAAILHLGNIEFAKGEEFDSSVPKDEKSFFHLQTAAELFKCDVKALEDCLCKRVIVTRDETITRWLDPESAAVSRDALAKVAYSRLFDWLVNKINSSIGQDSTSIYIIGVLDIYGFESFNTNSFEQFCINLTNEKLQQHFNQHVFKMEQEEYTKEEINWSYIEFIDNQDILDLIEKKPGGIIALLDEACMFPRSTHETFSQKLYQTFNNHKRFAKPKLARSDFTICHYAGDVTYQTELFLDKNKDYVIAEHQALLSASECSFVSCLFPTSSEESSKSSKFSSIGTSFKQQLQQLLETLSSTEPHYIRCVKPNNLLKPAIFENQNVLQQLRCGGVLEAIRISCAGYPTRKAFDEFVDRFGILAPEILNGSKDEIVTCKKLLEKIGLEGYQIGITKVFLRAGQMAELDARRTKVLGRSATIVQRKVRSFIARKSFILLRHSALQIQAVCRGKLARQVFERMHREASCLRIQREQRMHLARKGYNVLRLSAISVQTGFRGMAARNELRFRRQTKAAIIIQSHCRKFLVRFLFTKLKKAAITTQCSWRGKVARAELRKLKMAAKETGALQAAKNKLEKQVEELTWRLQLEKRIRVDLEEAKTQENGKLQSALQEMEARFNETNELLVKEREAAAKAIEKVPLIQEVPVVDHELMNKLTSENEKLKALVDSLEKKIGDTEKKYEETNKLSEERLKQAMEAETKIIQLKTAMQSLQEKVSDMASENQILRHQSLQDPDTPARNSVTESTPARKSTSESDNKPKKSQVDSQNENIEALIECVKKDAGFSHGKPVAAFTIYKCLIHWRSFESEKTSVNDRLIQMIGSAIKDQDNNDHMAYWLSNTSTLLFLIQKSLKPDTTTSVRKPPTATSLFGRMTMSFRSYPTSLAAAEAALEVVRKVEAKYPALLFKQQLTAYVEKMYGIIRDNLKRELGSLITLCIQAPRTSKGVLKSNHWQSIVDCLDNLLDTLKENFVPSIIIQKIFTQVFSYINVQLLNSLLLRRECCTFSNGEYVKSGLAELEIWCSQAKQEYTRSAWDELKHIRQAVGFLVIHQKYRISYDDIINDLCPILSVQQLYRICTLYWDDNYNTRSVSQEVISSMRALMTEDSNASVGSSFLLDDNSSIPFSVDDLSTSLQVKDFADVKPALELAENPAFLFLL from the exons ATG GCGGCCTCTGTTAGTTTCGGGGTTGGATCACTTGTTTGGGTGGAAGATCCAGTTGAGGCTTGGATAGATGGTAAAGTTATTGAGGCAACGGGTAAAGAAATTAAGGTCGTTACTacttcaagaaaaacg GTTGTTGCGAAGGCATCAAATGTACATCCCAAAGATGCTGAAGCACCACCATGTGGAGTAGATGATATGacaaaattggcgtatttgcatgAACCGGGGGTTTTAAGTAACTTACGATCTAGATATGATATTAACGAGATATAT ACATATACCGGGAGCATACTGATAGCTGTGAATCCTTTCACACGATTACCACATTTATACGATAGTCATATGATGGCACAATATAAAGGTGCGACATTTGGAGAATTGAGTCCCCACCCTTTTGCGGTTGTAGATTCTGCATATCG AGTTATGATGAACGATGGTATAAGTCAGTCGATATTGGTTAGTGGAGAAAGCGGAGCCGGTAAAACCGAAAGCACAAAACAACTTATGCGATATCTTGCTTACATGGGCGGTCGGACTGCTTCTGAAGGAAGAAGTGTCGAACAAAAAGTCCTTGAG TCCAATCCTGTATTAGAAGCTTTCGGTAACGCAAAAACTGTAAGAAACAATAACTCGAG TCGTTTTGGCAAGTTTGTGGAGATTCAGTTTGATAAAAAAGGAAGGATATCGGGAGCTGCTATACGGACATACTTATTGGAAAGATCTCGGGTTTGCCAACTTTCAGATCCCGAGAGGAATTATCATTGCTTTTACATGCTTTGTGCTGCACCACCAGAG GATCTTCAAAGATTCAAATTGGGTGATCCAAAGACCTTCCATTATTTAAATCAATCAAACTGTTACAAGATTGACGGTTTAGATGAAGCGAAAGAATACATTGCCACTAGGAATGCAATGGATGTTGTAGGAATTAGTTCTGAAGAGCAG GATGCTATTTTTAGAGTTGTGGCTGCAATTCTTCATCTGGGTAATATAGAATTTGCAAAAGGAGAAGAATTTGACTCATCTGTGCCCAAAGATGAAAAATCTTTCTTTCACCTACAGACTGCTGCTGAGCTGTTCAA GTGTGACGTGAAAGCTCTAGAAGATTGTTTATGCAAACGTGTAATTGTAACACGTGATGAAACCATCACCAGATGGTTGGATCCAGAATCTGCTGCTGTCAGCCGAGATGCATTAGCAAAAGTCGCTTACTCGAGGTTATTCGACTG GCTCGTAAATAAGATTAACAGCTCGATCGGTCAGGACTCAACCTCTATATACATAATTGGAGTACTGGACATTTATGGTTTCGAGAGTTTCAACACAAACAG CTTCGAGCAGTTCTGCATCAACCTGACAAATGAAAAACTCCAACAGCATTTTAATCAG CATGTATTCAAGATGGAGCAAGAAGAATATACAAAAGAAGAAATTAATTGGAGCTACATTGAATTTATTGATAATCAAGATATTCTTGATCTCATTGAAAAG AAACCGGGTGGTATTATAGCTCTTCTAGACGAGGCTTG TATGTTTCCTAGGTCAACACATGAAACATTCTCGCAAAAGTTGTACCAAACTTTTAATAACCACAAGCGTTTTGCCAAACCAAAACTGGCACGTTCTGACTTCACGATTTGTCATTATGCTGGTGAT GTGACATATCAAACTGAGCTGTTTTTGGACAAAAACAAAGATTACGTCATTGCAGAACATCAAGCACTCTTAAGTGCTTCCGAATGTTCGTTTGTGTCGTGTTTGTTCCCGACTTCATCTGAGGAATCATCCAAGTCATCTAAGTTCTCATCAATCGGCACGAGTTTTAAG CAACAACTGCAACAATTGCTTGAAACTTTGAGCTCAACCGAACCTCATTATATTCGTTGCGTGAAGCCTAATAACCTTCTCAAGCCTGCCATTTTTGAAAATCAAAATGTTCTACAACAACTGCGATGCGGG GGAGTATTGGAGGCAATCAGGATCAGTTGTGCTGGATATCCGACTAGAAAAGCGTTTGACGAGTTTGTGGATCGGTTTGGCATCTTGGCTCCCGAGATTTTGAACGGCAg TAAGGATGAAATTGTGACTTGCAAGAAGCTTTTGGAGAAAATTGGACTCGAAGGCTATCAG ATTGGTATAACAAAGGTGTTTCTAAGAGCTGGTCAAATGGCTGAGCTGGATGCTCGCCGAACTAAAGTTTTGGGACGATCCGCCACTATCGTTCAACGAAAAGTTCGTTCTTTTATTGCACGAAAAAGTTTTATCTTGTTACGTCACTCTGCCTTGCAAATTCAAGCCGTTTGTAGAG GGAAACTTGCTCGACAAGTTTTTGAGCGCATGCATAGAGAAGCTTCTTGTTTGAGGATTCAAAGAGAACAGCGAATGCATCTTGCGAGGAAAGGTTACAATGTTTTAAGGTTGTCTGCTATTTCGGTTCAAACGGGGTTCCGGGGTATGGCTGCACGTAACGAGCTTCGTTTCAGAAGGCAGACAAAAGCAGCAATTATCATTCAG AGCCATTGTCGCAAGTTCTTAGTCCGCTTTCTATTCACAAAGTTAAAGAAAGCTGCAATTACTACACAATGTTCATGGAGGGGAAAAGTTGCTCGTGCTGAACTTCGGAAGCTTAAGATG GCTGCAAAGGAAACTGGTGCGTTACAAGCCGCCAAAAATAAACTAGAAAAGCAAGTTGAAGAACTTACTTGGCGATTGCAGCTTGAGAAGCGCATAAGG GTTGACTTAGAAGAAGCAAAAACACAAGAAAACGGAAAACTGCAATCTGCTTTGCAAGAGATGGAAGCTCGATTTAATGAAACTAACGAACTGCTCGTGAAGGAACGTGAAGCTGCCGCTAAGGCAATCGAAAAAGTTCCACTCATTCAGGAGGTCCCGGTGGTTGACCATGAACTCATGAATAAGCTTACGTCTGAAAACGAGAAACTTAAG GCTTTAGTCGACTCCCTAGAGAAGAAAATTGGTGATACCGAGAAAAAATATGAAGAGACGAACAAACTCAGTGAGGAGAGACTAAAACAAGCTATGGAGgcagagacaaaaattattcagtTAAAGACTGCTATGCAGag TCTTCAAGAAAAGGTATCTGACATGGCATCTGAGAACCAAAttcttcgacatcaa TCTTTACAGGATCCTGATACACCTGCTAGGAATTCAGTAACTGAATCTACACCTGCAAGGAAGTCGACTAGTGAATCTGACAACAAGCCTAAAAAATCGCAAGTTGATAGTCAAAACGAG AATATTGAGGCACTCATCGAATGTGTTAAGAAAGACGCCGGATTCAGTCATGGCAAACCTGTTGCAGCTTTTACGATATACAAATGTCTTATTCATTGGAGATCGTTTGAATCTGAAAAAACTAGTGTGAATGATCGACTTATTCAAATGATTGGTTCAGCAATTAAG GATCAAGATAATAATGATCATATGGCATATTGGCTATCAAATACATCTACTTTGTTGTTCTTAATCCAAAAAAGTTTAAAACCTGATACTACAACTTCAGTTCGGAAACCTCCAACCGCAACTTCACTATTCGGAAGAATGACGATG AGTTTCCGATCGTATCCTACGAGCCTTGCTGCAGCTGAAGCGGCACTTGAGGTAGTACGTAAAGTTGAAGCTAAATACCCAGCTTTGCTTTTCAAGCAGCAACTTACAGCATACGTAGAGAAAATGTATGGCATTATTCGCGACAACTTAAAAAGGGAGTTGGGATCTTTAATTACCTTATGCATTCAG GCTCCACGTACGTCCAAGGGAGTGCTGAAATCCAATCATTGGCAAAGCATTGTTGACTGTCTTGATAATCTTCTCGACACATTGAAAGAAAATTTT GTGCCTTCTAtaattattcaaaagatatttactCAAGTTTTCTCGTACATCAATGTGCAGCTCCTTAACAG TCTTCTTCTACGTCGGGAGTGTTGTACCTTTAGCAACGGGGAATATGTGAAATCCGGGTTAGCAGAGTTGGAGATATGGTGTTCTCAAGCAAAACAAGAG